The DNA region CTAAAGAAGGAGCTTAAGCCATTATTTATCCATGATTTCCCGTCCATCAGGAGACCGTGAAGCATTATAATTAATGGCCCCTTTCCTTCGGAAACATATGACAACTGAGGTATGCCTGACGTAAGTAACATATATGTCCCTTTAACTCTACATTGGACAGAAAGCATACACGCCCCCTTACAAGCTCCTCAATAGATAATCTCATGACCGTCCGCCTTTCACTCATAGCGGACATTCCCCTATCGTCAGTTTACTTCGAACCAGAAGCACATATAAATTAATACACAGCTCTCTAAATCACTCAAAAATTCAGTTCTGAGTGGAAGGCAGCAAACCCGCAAGCTTGTATCCCTCGATAAGTTCATCAAAGAGCTTGATATCGTTCCGGCTTCTGGCCATTAGCTGAGCGCCGGCAATAGCGGAAAAAATCGCGCCTGCCCGAAGTTTGCTGTCTTGTGTCGCTGTGATATTCGCTTCAAGTAGCTGCGTTGCCAGCCAGTCGATATTGACATCAGAGAAGGTCTGCACTTCCACTTTCACCGCCTCCGGCAGATCATCATATTCAGCAGACATAAAGCTTCCCATGCAGAGCCGGTTTCCGGCTTCCAGCGAACGGCGAAATATCTCCGGGTAGCGGCCCAGGCTGCTTAACGCGTCGCCAGCTGCTTCCCGAATCATTTCAAGGTCACGAGCCGTGTCTTCCCAGTAGCGTCTGGCTACAGCAGCACCCAACTCGGCCTTGCTGGGAAAGTGATAGTAGATGCTGGCCGCCTTAATACCCACTTCGCCCGCCAGTCCACGAATGTTCAGGCCGGTGTAGCCGTGGGCCTGCGCATTCAACCGCGCTGCATTCAAAATTTCATCCCGGGATGTTTTGCTCATCGTTTACGCCTCGCAGAGTGTCATGCACTAATTCTAACATGTGTTAGGTAGGTATTGACACACTTGCTATAACAGGACTAGTCTCTACCTACCAAACGTTAGGTAGTTTTTATTCCTGAGAGGATTTATTATGAGCAAAGAGATTTTTTATGCAGATGCAACTCGCCTGGCGAGCATGATCCGCAATCGCGATCTTTCCCCTGTCGAGGTTATGCAGGCACACATCGACCGTATTGCTGCAACCAATCCCGACGTCAATGCCGTGGTGTCACTCGCAGAAGACGCCATGAATCAGGCTGCCGCTGCCGAAGCAGCCGTGATGCGCGGTGAAGAACTTGGGCCGCTGCACGGCGTGCCTTTTACCGCTAAGGATTCCATTGATACCGCAGGCGTACTGACACAGCGCGGCTCACCGATTTTCAAAGGTCGTCGTCCTGATGAAGATGCCACTAGCGTGGCGCGTCTTAAAAAGGCGGGTG from Duffyella gerundensis includes:
- a CDS encoding TetR/AcrR family transcriptional regulator, with protein sequence MSKTSRDEILNAARLNAQAHGYTGLNIRGLAGEVGIKAASIYYHFPSKAELGAAVARRYWEDTARDLEMIREAAGDALSSLGRYPEIFRRSLEAGNRLCMGSFMSAEYDDLPEAVKVEVQTFSDVNIDWLATQLLEANITATQDSKLRAGAIFSAIAGAQLMARSRNDIKLFDELIEGYKLAGLLPSTQN